The following are from one region of the Sphingobium sp. MI1205 genome:
- the yaaA gene encoding peroxide stress protein YaaA — protein MIALLSPAKTLDFERPLPPLEASTPHFAQEARTLARSAANLTQKRLSELMHISSRLAKLNADRFRDFDDLPERPALFAFAGDVYTGFEVDTLDQAGVAFAQDHVRMLSGLYGLLRPLDAIRPYRLEMGTRWAPRHKSLTDWWGDRIAQLLRDQLAEEGSGVILNLASQEYFAAVKDRLAGIRVIDVDFREPGPNGPRFVSFNAKRARGMMARWLCEHHITDVEAMRGFDSDGYRFDADESEADRWRFTRI, from the coding sequence GCATCGACGCCGCATTTCGCGCAGGAAGCGCGCACCCTTGCGCGTTCGGCGGCCAATCTGACGCAGAAACGGCTGTCGGAACTGATGCATATCTCCTCGCGCCTCGCCAAGCTGAATGCCGATCGGTTCCGCGACTTTGACGATCTGCCCGAACGGCCCGCGCTCTTCGCCTTTGCCGGGGACGTCTATACCGGTTTCGAAGTGGACACGCTCGATCAGGCGGGTGTCGCCTTCGCGCAGGATCATGTCCGCATGCTGTCGGGCCTTTACGGCCTGCTGCGCCCGCTGGACGCCATCCGCCCCTATCGCCTGGAAATGGGCACGCGCTGGGCGCCGCGTCACAAAAGCCTGACCGACTGGTGGGGCGACCGGATCGCGCAACTGCTCCGGGATCAGTTGGCGGAAGAAGGATCGGGCGTCATCCTCAACCTCGCCAGCCAGGAATATTTCGCCGCCGTCAAGGACAGGCTGGCCGGCATAAGGGTGATCGATGTCGATTTTCGCGAACCCGGCCCCAACGGCCCCCGTTTCGTCAGCTTCAACGCCAAGCGCGCGCGGGGCATGATGGCGCGCTGGCTGTGCGAACATCACATTACGGACGTAGAGGCGATGCGCGGTTTCGACAGCGACGGCTACCGCTTCGATGCCGATGAAAGCGAAGCGGACCGCTGGCGCTTCACCCGGATATGA
- a CDS encoding SDR family NAD(P)-dependent oxidoreductase: MSGPATSSAVIIGASGGIGGALEAALIEEDAFAVVHGFARSRNGAQHLDLLDEASIAAAAAHVATGPAPSMVIVATGLLHAGERGPEKALRDLDPDWLAQLYAVNAIGPALVAKRFLPIMPRQGRTVFAALSARVGSIGDNRLGGWHGYRASKAALNMLVRTLAIEERRRNDRAIVVALHPGTVNTALSRPFQANVPDGRLFDVERAALQLLDVIEGLKTPDSGKLFDFQGDEVPF; this comes from the coding sequence ATGAGCGGGCCCGCCACGTCATCCGCCGTCATCATCGGCGCATCCGGCGGGATCGGCGGAGCATTGGAGGCTGCGCTGATCGAGGAAGACGCTTTTGCGGTGGTGCATGGCTTCGCACGGTCGCGAAACGGCGCGCAGCATCTCGACCTGCTCGACGAAGCCAGCATCGCAGCCGCCGCCGCGCATGTCGCCACCGGCCCCGCGCCCAGCATGGTGATCGTCGCCACGGGCCTGCTCCATGCCGGGGAACGCGGCCCCGAAAAGGCCCTGCGCGATCTTGATCCCGACTGGCTGGCGCAGCTTTACGCCGTCAACGCCATCGGCCCAGCGCTTGTCGCCAAGCGTTTCCTGCCAATCATGCCCCGGCAGGGCCGAACCGTGTTTGCGGCGCTGTCGGCGCGGGTGGGGTCGATCGGCGACAACCGCCTCGGCGGCTGGCACGGCTATCGCGCGTCGAAGGCCGCGCTCAACATGCTGGTCCGCACCCTCGCGATAGAGGAACGCCGCCGCAACGACCGCGCGATCGTCGTGGCGCTGCATCCCGGCACCGTCAATACCGCCCTGTCACGCCCCTTCCAGGCCAATGTCCCCGATGGCCGCCTGTTCGATGTCGAACGCGCTGCCCTGCAACTGCTGGACGTGATCGAAGGGCTCAAGACGCCCGACAGCGGCAAGCTCTTCGATTTTCAGGGCGACGAAGTCCCGTTCTGA
- a CDS encoding VOC family protein produces the protein MQYGLVHLSIYVDDIDAWAARIVQAGGTVHEETRAHFAAGARMACG, from the coding sequence GTGCAATATGGCCTCGTACATCTCTCCATTTACGTCGATGACATCGACGCCTGGGCGGCGCGCATCGTTCAAGCGGGCGGGACAGTCCATGAAGAAACCCGTGCCCATTTCGCCGCGGGCGCCCGAATGGCGTGCGGGTAG